GACTCGATCTGACGGTTGGTCACGTACGCCGGCTCGAGAGCCTGGATCCCGAACTCGCCGAACACCACCCGGTTACCGCCCTTGGACGCGCCGCTGCGGTCCGGGTGGTGCGGCTTGCGGAAGCCCTTCGGGGGCTTGCGCGGCATCAGCATCTGTCAGCCCTCCTGCTGCTTTTCTGCCGCTGCGGCGACGGCGCCGGCATCCACCGGCTCGCCGCTCGGCGTCTCGGCCTGCTGCGCGATGGTGGTCGCGGCGGCGCGGCCGGTCTCGGTGCCACCAGCGGTCGTGCCGGACGAGCCGGACCGACCACGGCGTGGCCGCTCGGGGCGGTCGCCGCGCTCACGGCGCGGGCGCGACGGAGCCTCGGTCGGGGTCTCCCGACCCGGCACCGCGTCACCCTTGTAGATCCAGACCTTCACGCCGATCCGGCCGAAGGTGGTACGGGCCTCGAAGAAGCCGTACTCGATGTTGGCCCGCAGCGTGTGCAGCGGGACCCGGCCCTCGCGGTAGAACTCGGTCCGGCTCATCTCGGCGCCGCCGAGACGGCCCGAGACCTGGACCCGGATGCCCTTGCAGACCGGGTTCTTCATCGCGGACTGCATGGCCTTGCGCATCGCCCGGCGGAAGCTGACCCGGCTGGAGAGCTGCTCAGCCACGCCCTGCGCGACGAGCTGCGCGTCGGACTCGGGGCTCTTCACCTCAATGATGTTGAGCTGCACCTGCTTGCCGGTCAGCTTCTCGAGCTCGCCGCGGATCCGATCCGCTTCCGCGCCCTTACGACCGATGACGATGCCCGGCCGGGCGGTGTGGATGTCGACCCGGACCCGATCCCGGGTGCGCTCGATGTCGACCTTGGAGATCCCGGCGCGCTCAAGTCCCTTGGACATCATCCGACGGATCTTGACATCCTCGCCGATGTAGTCCTTGTAGAGCTTGTCCGCGAACCAGCGCGACTTCCAGTCGGTCGAGACGCCGAGCCGGAACCCGTGCGGGTGAACCTTCTGACCCATTACTCGGCACCCTCCGTCGTGCTCTGCGTCTCAGCCGGCCTGGTCTGCTTCGCCGGGGCCGCCTTCTTCGCCGCCGCCTTCTTCGGCGTGGACGGCGCCACCGCCTCGACCGCGACAGTGATGTGGCAGGTGCGCTTGCGGATCCGGTACGCCCGGCCCTGCGCCCGCGGCTGGAACCGCTTCATGGTCGGGCCCTCGTCCACGTACGCCTCGCTGACGAGCAGCGCGCCGGGGTCCAGCCGCTCGTTGTTCTCCGCGTTGGCGATCGCGCTCGCAAGCACCTTGTACACCTGCTCGCTCGCGGCCTGAGGCGCGAACTGCAGCACCGTGAGCGCCTCCTTCGCGGGCAGGCCGCGGACGAGGTTGACCACCCGGCGCGCCTTCATCGGCGAGATGCGCACGTACCGCGCAACCGCCCGCGCGCCCGGCAGCACCGGAGCGTCGCCCTTTCCTGGCATCGCTGTAACCCCTTGTTCCTCTATCCGTATGCCCGCGGCGTCAGCGCCGGCGGCTCTTCCGGTCGTCCTTCTCGTGACCCTTGAACGTGCGGGTCAGCGCGAACTCGCCGAGCTTGTGCCCGACCATCGCCTCGGTCACGAACACCGGGACGTGCTTGCGTCCGTCGTGCACGGCGATCGTGTGACCCAGCATCTCCGGGGTGATCGTCGAGCGCCGCGACCAGGTCTTGATGACGTTCTTGGTGCCCTTGTCGTTCTGCGTCTCCACCTTCTTGATCAGGTGGTCGTCGACGAAGGGGCCCTTCTTCAGGCTGCGAGGCATGTCTTATCTCCCTCAGCCGCGCTTACGCGTGGCGTAGCGGCGGCGGACGATCAGCCGGTCACTCGGCTGGCCCTTACGACGGGTACGGCCCTCGGGCTTACCCTGCGGGTTGACCGGGTGGCGACCGCCGGAGGTCTTACCCTCGCCACCACCGTGCGGGTGGTCGACCGGGTTCATGGCGACACCACGGACGGTCGGGCGCTTGCCCTTCCAGCGCATCCGACCGGCCTTACCCCAGTTGATGTTCGACTGGTCGGCGTTGCCGATCTCGCCGATGCTGGCGCGGCACCGCACGTCCACCCGCCGGATCTCACCGGACGGCATGCGCAGGGTCGCGTACGCGCCCTCGCGACCGAGCAGCTGGATGCCGACGCCGGCCGACCGGGCCAGCTTGGCGCCACCACCCGGACGCAGCTCCACGTTGTGGATCGTGGTGCCGACCGGGATGTTGCGCAGCGGCAGGTTGTTGCCCGGCTTGATGTCGGCGCTCGGCCCAGACTCGACGGTGTCGCCCTGCTTCAGGTCCTTCGGCGCGATGATGTAGCGCTTCTCACCGTCGAGGTAGTGCAGCAGCGCGATCCGAGCGGTGCGGTTCGGGTCGTACTCGATGTGCGCGACCTTCGCCGGCACGCCGTCCTTGTCGACCCGCTTGAAGTCGATGAGCCGGTACTGCCGCTTGTGGCCGCCACCCTGGTGCCGGGTCGTGATCCGCCCGTGGGCGTTCCGCCCGCCCTTCTTCGGCAGCGGAGCCAGCAGCGACTTCTCGGGCGTCGACCGGGTGATCTCGGCGAAGTCGGCGACGCTCGAGCCACGCCGGCCCGGCGTCGTCGGCTTGTACTTACGGATAGCCATTGTCTACACCCCTCAGCTGACCGGGCCGCCGAAGGCCTCGATACGGTCACCGTCAGCCAGCTTCACCATCGCCCGCTTGGTGTCCTTGCGCTTGCCGAACCCGGTGCGGGTCCGCTTGCGCTTGCCCTCGCGGTTGAGCGTGTTCACCGTCAGGACGCGCACGTCGAAGATCTGCTCGATGGCGATCTTGATCGCGGTCTTGTTCGCGTCCGGGTGCACCAGGAAGGTGTACCAGTTGCGGTTCAGCTCGCTGTAGCTCTTCTCCGAGACGACCGGCGCCACGATGATGTCGCGCGGGTCGGCGATCGTGCTCACTTGCCACCCTCCTCGGTCGTCTCGGCCGCCCGGCCGACCACCATCGGCAGCCCCAGGAACTCGTCCAGGGCCTCCTTGGTGAAGACCACGTCGTCGGCCACCAGCACGTCGTAGGTGTTGAGCTGGCCGGCCTCGATCAGGTGCACCCGCGGCTCGTTCCGCAGCGACACCCAGTTCAGCTCGTCGGTGCTGCTCAGCACGACCAGTACCCGGCGGGCCTCGGTCAGCTTCGCCAGCGTGGCGAGGGCGGCCTTGGTCGACGGCTTCTCGCCCGAGACGAACGCCTCGACGACGTGCACCTTGCCGGCGCGCGCCCGGTCGGACAGGGCGCCGCGGAGGGCGGCGGCCTTCATCTTCTTCGGGGTCCGCTGGCTGTAGTCGCGCGGCACGGGACCGTGCACCACGCCACCACCGGCGAATTGCGGCGCGCGGATCGAGCCCTGCCGGGCACGACCGGTGCCCTTCTGCTTGTACGGCTTCTTGCCGCCACCGGCAACCTCGCCGCGGGTCTTGGTCTTGTGCGTTCCCTGCCGGGCCGCCGCGAGCTGAGCCACCACGACCTGGTGCATCAGCGCGACGTTGGCCTGTGCGTCGAAGATGTCGGCGGGCAACTCGACGGAGCCGCTCTTGTTGCCTTCGACGGTGAGGACGTCAACGGTGGTCACTTGGCCGCACCACCCTTCTTCGCCTTGGCCGCCGTGCGGACCAGGACCAGCGCGCCCTTGGGGCCCGGGATGGCCCCGCGGACGAGCAGGAGGTTGTTCTCGGTGTCGACCGCCTGGACGGTCAGGTTCTGGACGGTGTAGCGGACGCCACCCATCCGGCCGGCCATCCGGGTGCCCTTGAAGACACGACCCGGGGTGGCGCAGGCGCCGATGGAGCCCGGCGAACGGTGCTTTCGCTCGACACCGTGGCTGGCGCGCAGGCCGTGGAAGCCGTGCCGCTTCATCGGGCCGGCGTAGCCCTTGCCCTTGGTCTTGCCGGTCACGTCGACCGAGATACCGGCCGGGAACTGCTCGACCGTGACCTCCTGGCCGAGTGAGTACTCGGCGGCGTCGGTCGTGCGCAGCTCGACGATGTGGCGACGCGGCGCGACATCGGCCTTCGCGTAGTGACCGCTGATCGGCTTCTTGACCTTGCGCGGGTCGATCGCGCCGTACGCCAGCTGGACCGCCGAGTAGCCGTCCTTCTCGGCGCTGCGAACCTGGCTGACGACGCACGGGCCGGCCTGCACCACGGTCACCGGAACAACGCGGTTGTTGTCCCAGACCTGGGTCATGCCGAGCTTCGCGCCCAGGATCCCCTTGACTTGCCTGTCCATTTGTCCGATCCCTACAGCTTGATCTCGATGTCGACGCCAGCCGGCAGGTCGAGGCGCATGAGCGAGTCGACCGTCTTCGGGGTCGGGTCGATGATGTCGATCAGCCGCTTGTGCGTGCGCATCTCGAAGTGCTCGCGCGAGTCCTTGTACTTGTGCGGCGAGCGGATAACGCAGAAACGGTTGATCTCCGTGGGCAGCGGCACCGGGCCCGCGACCTGCGCCCCGGTACGCGTCACCGTCTCGACGATCTTCCGAGCCGAGGAGTCGACGACCTCGTGGTCATAGGCCTTGAGCCGGATGCGGATCTTCTGTCCCGCCATGGTGGCTTCTGTTCCTTCTCTCGATGCCGCTGTGTTGCGGGCGCCTGTACCGGCTGGCACGGGCCCACTTCGCCGACCCCCGCGGTCGGGCGTGTCGCGCCCTCGGATCAGGCTCCGCCCCGGGATTCCGGAACGGTGCCAGACCGCGCGGTGGGTCATGGCGTCGATCGCACTGCCGCGACCTGGACGCCGTGCGAGGGTGGTTGGCAGTCTGGCCGCCAACCACCCTACGCCCGACTGGCCCTTCCACCCGGAGGTTCAACACACGTCGAACACAGGCGGACGAACCGTCGTTACGCAACCTGACTAGTATGCCGCACGACCGGCGGCGGGTCTAATCGGGGTTACCCAGCTCACTTGATGATTTTGGTGACGCGACCCGCGCCCACCGTACGACCACCCTCGCGGATCGCGAACTTGAGGTTCTCCTCCATCGCGATCGGCTGGATGAGCTTGACGCTCATCGTGGTGTTGTCGCCCGGCATGACCATCTCGGTGCCCTCGGGGAGGGTGACGACACCGGTGACGTCGGTGGTCCGGAAGTAGAACTGCGGACGGTAGTTCTGGAAGAACGGGGTGTGCCGGCCGCCCTCCTCCTTGGAGAGGATGTAGACCGTCGCCTCGAACTCGGTGTGCGGAGTCGTGGTACCCGGCTTGACGACGACCATGCCGCGCTCGACGTCCTCGCGCTTGATGCCACGCAGCAGCAGACCGACGTTCTCACCCGCGCGGGCCTCGTCGAGCAGCTTGCGGAACATCTCGATGCCGGTGCAGGTGGTCTTCATCGACTTCTCGCGGATACCGACGATCTCCACCTCCTCGTTCGGCTTGAGGACGCCGCGCTCAGCGCGACCGGTGACGACGGTGCCCCGACCGGTGATCGTGAAGACGTCCTCGATCGGCATCAGGAACGGCTTCTCGGTCTCGCGCTCCGGCTGCGGGATCGCGGTGTCGACCGCGGTCATCAGGTCCATCAGCTTCTGGGTCCACTCAGGGTCGCCCTCGAGCGCCTTCAGCGCGGACACCCGGACGACCGGCAGGTCGTCACCCGGGTACTCCTGCGACGAGAGCAGCTCGCGGACCTCGAGCTCGACGAGCTCCAGAAGCTCCTCGTCATCGACCATGTCGCTCTTGTTGAGCGCCACGACGATGTACGGCACGCCGACCTGACGGGCCAGCAGCACGTGCTCGCGGGTCTGCGGCATCGGGCCGTCGGTCGCCGCGACCACCAGGATCGCGCCGTCCATCTGGGCGGCACCGGTGATCATGTTCTTGATGTAGTCGGCGTGACCGGGGCAGTCGACGTGCGCGTAGTGCCGCGCCTCGGTCTGGTACTCGACGTGCGCGATCGAGATCGTGATGCCGCGCGCCTTCTCCTCCGGCGCCTTGTCGATCTCGTCGAACGGCGTGTACGGGTTCAGGTCCGGGTACTGGTCGTGCAGGACCTTGGTGATGGCCGCCGTCAGCGTCGTCTTACCGTGGTCGATGTGACCAATGGTGCCGATGTTGACGTGCGGCTTAGTCCGCTCGAACTTCGCCTTCGCCACTGGTGTCCTCCTGTGGACTTTCTTGGTTCGTTCGCCCCGGTGCGCCGGTCGGCGCTTAGGACTCTGTCGACAGCCTTTCCGACCTGACGGCCGGAGAGCCTTTGTGGGTTCTGCGGCGGTGAAGCCTACAGGCCCGGATTCACACAACCCGACCGAGGTGGTCGCGGGCGGGAACCCCCTCCCGCGACCAGACCCGGCTCATCGATTCAGCCCAGGCGAGCGTCACTCACCAGTCGCCTTGGCGATGATCTCCTTGGCCACCGAGGCCGGAACCTCGGCGTAGGAGTCGAACTGCATGCTGTAGCTAGCCCGGCCCTGGGTCTTCGACCGCAGGTCGCCGACGTAGCCGAACATCTCCGACAACGGCACCAGGGCGCGGACGACGCGGGCACCGCCGCGTTCCTCCATCGCCTGGATGATGCCACGGCGGGAGTTGAGGTCGCCGATGACGTCACCCATGTTCTCCTCCGGAGTGGTGACCTCAACGGCCATCATCGGCTCAAGCAGCGCCGGGTCGGCCTTGCGGGCCGCCTCCTTCAGCACCATCGAGCCGGCGATCTTGAACGCCATCTCGGACGAGTCGACCTCGTGGTACTGACCGTCCACCAGGGTCAGCTTGACACCGACCAGCGGGAAGCCAGCGAGAATGCCGTACTGCATGGCGTCCTGAGCGCCCGCGTCCACCGAGGGGATGAACTCCCTGGGGATACGGCCGCCGGTGACGGCGTTGGCGAACTCGTAGGTCGGCGCCTCGTTGTCCAGCGGCAGCGGCTCCAGGCTGATGATCACCCGGGCGTACTGACCCGAACCACCGGTCTGCTTCTTGTGGGTGTACTCGACCTTCTCCACCAGCCGGCGGATGGTCTCACGGTACGCCACCTGAGGCTTGCCGATGTTCGCTTCGACGTTGAACTCACGGCGCATCCGGTCCACCAGGATGTCCAGGTGCAGCTCGCCCATGCCGGAGATGACCGTCTGGCCGGTCTCCTCGTCCAGCTTGACGCGGAAGGTCGGGTCCTCCTCGGCCAGCCGCTGGATGGCGGTGCTGAGCTTCTCCTGGTCGGCCTTGGTCTTCGGCTCGATGGCCACCTCGATGACCGGCTCCGGGAAGGTCATCGACTCCAGGATGACGGGGTTCGCCGGGTCACACAGGGTGTCACCGGTGGTGGTCTGCTTCAGCCCCTGAACCGCGATGATGTCGCCAGCCTTGGCGGAGCTGCGCTCCTCCCGCTTGTTGGCGTGCATCTGGTAGATCTTGCCGATCCGCTCCTTGCGGTCCTTGGTGGAGTTGACCACCTGGGACCCGGACTCGACCACGCCCGAGTACACCCGGACGTAGGTGAGCTTGCCGAGGTGCTTGTCAGTCTGGATCTTGAAGGCCAGGCCGGAGAACGGCTCCGAGGTGGACGGCTTCCGCTGCATCGGCGTCTCGCCGTCGGTGGCGGTGCCCTCGATCGCCGGGATGTCCAGCGGCGACGGCAGGTAGTCGACCACGGCGTCGAGCATCGGCTGGACGCCCTTGTTCTTGAACGCGGAGCCGCAGAGCACCGGATTGGCCTTGCCGGCGATGGTGGCCCGTCGGACGGCGACCTTGATCTCCTCGGTGGAGATCTCCTCGCCCTCCAGGTACTTCTCCATCACCGAGTCGTCGACGTCGGCCAGGGTCTCCATCAGCTTCTCGCGCCACTCGGCCGCGGCGTCGGTCAGCTCGGCCGGGATCTCCTCGACCGCGTAGTCCTCACCCTTCTTGGTCTCCCCGCGCCAGGTGAGGGCGCGCATGCTGACCAGGTCCACGACACCGATGTGGTCGGCCTCGAGCCCGATCGGGATCTGAAGCACCAGCGGGGTGGCGTTGAGCCGGTCGATCATCATCTGCACGCAGCGGAAGAAGTCGGCACCGGTCCGGTCGAGCTTGTTGACGAAGCACATCCGGGGAACGTTGTACTTGTCGGCCTGGCGCCAGACGTTCTCCGTCTGCGGCTCCACACCGGCGACACCGTCGTAGACCGCGACCGCACCGTCCAGAACGCGCAGCGACCGCTCGACCTCGACGGTGAAGTCGACGTGGCCGGGCGTGTCGATGATCTGGATCGTGTGGCCCTTCCACTCGCACTTGGTGGCGGCGGAAGTGATGGTGATACCGCGCTCCTGCTCCTGCTCCATCCAGTCCATGACGGCAGCGCCCTCGTGGACCTCACCGATCTTGTAGGTGATACCGGTGTAGAACAGGATCCGCTCGGTGGTAGTGGTCTTACCGGCATCGATGTGCGCCATGATGCCGATGTTGCGTACGTTGGCGAGCGCGTCTGCGGCGGCCACTTCAATCCCTACTTATCGTCGTCTCGACACAACTGGTGGTGGCTCCGGCACCGGACGGTGCCGGAGCCAGGGTGTTACCAGCGGTAGTGCGCGAAGGCCTTGTTGGACTCGGCCATCTTGTGGGTGTCCTCGCGCCGCTTGACGGCGGCACCGAGGCCGTTGCTCGCGTCCAGCAGCTCGTTCATCAGCCGCTCGACCATGGTCTTCTCCCGCCGGGCCCGGGAGTAGGTGACCAGCCAGCGCAGGCCCAGCGTGGTCGCCCGGGCCGGACGGACCTCGACCGGCACCTGGTAGGTCGCGCCACCGACGCGGCGGCTGCGCACCTCCAGGGTCGGCTTGACGTTGTCCATCGCCCGCTTGAGGGTGACGACCGGGTCGGTGCCGGACTTCTCGCGGCAGCCCTCCAGGGCCGCGTACACGACGCGCTCAGCGAGCTGACGCTTGCCGCGCAACAGGATCTTGTTCACCAGCTGGGTGACCAGCGGCGAGTTGTACACCGGGTCAGCGACCAGCGGCCGCCGCGGAGCGGGTCCCTTACGCGGCATGTCAGCTCTTCTCCTTCTTCGCGCCGTAACGGCTGCGCGCCTGCTTGCGGTTGCGGACACCCTGGGTGTCCAGCGAGCCGCGGACGATCTTGTAACGCACGCCGGGGAGGTCCTTCACCCGGCCGCCGCGGACGAGCACGATGGAGTGCTCCTGCAGGTTGTGGCCGACACCCGGGATGTAGGCGGTCACCTCGATCTGACTGCTGAGCTTGACACGAGCGACCTTGCGCAGCGCCGAGTTCGGCTTCTTCGGGGTGGTGGTGTACACGCGGGTGCACACACCGCGCCGCTGGGGGGACCCCTTCAGCGCCGGGGTCTTGGTCTTGGTCGTCTTCGCCTGGCGGCCCTTGCGGACCAGCTGCTGGATCGTGGGCACCGGGTTTCTCCGCTCCCTTCGGCCGCCTGCCCGGCGGCCGCGCCGTCTGCCGTAGCCGACCTGGAGGTCGACTCTCCTACATTCCGACCAGGACCGCCTCACGGCGGTCCCGGCACCCGCGGTCGGGCGTGTCGCCCGGCTCGCGGTTCCCCGGTCGTCACTCTCGCCACGCCGGGATCTTTGTCTGTCACCGGCACGTGGCAGGCCGCGCGCCGGACCTTCTGGCTTCACCGTGCTGCCGCAGGATCACCGGCTGACCGGATCCAGCGCACGCACGAGTTGCCCGGGCATGCCCGGGCACAAGGGGAAAGAGTACCTACCACAACCGCGCCGGTCAAAACTGTGCCACCGGCGGAACGTCACCGCCCCACCGAAGGAATCGTCCTGCCCGCACGCCCGCGATGGGCACCCACGGATACGAGTGTACCGGCCGCACCGCGCGACCACCCGTCGGCCCCAGGGTTCCCTCCGGCGGCCGCACGGCCACCACACCGCTGGTCACGCCAGTGACACGAGCAACGCCAGCCCCAGCCCGAGCAGGCTCAGCAGCAGCCCCACACCTCCGCAGCCGATACCGGCGAAAGCCAGGCCCCGTCCGGTGAACCGGACCGCCGGCGGTGCCGCCGGCCGGCGGATCTGCCGCAGCCCGAGGAGGCCGGCGCCGACAGCGCCCGCCCCGGCCAGGACGCCCAGCACCGTGAAGGCGCCGGCGGCCCAGACGCCGTCCCAGTCAGCCCCCGCCACCCCGAAACAGATCACCAGCAGCGAGACGAGAATCGAGGCGATTCCCGCCACCAGGGAGCCCACCGCAAGGCCCGAGGCGACCGCCGGCACGTCGAGGTGCACGACACCGAACGGCGTGCCGGGCACCGG
The sequence above is a segment of the Micromonospora sp. WMMA1363 genome. Coding sequences within it:
- the rpsC gene encoding 30S ribosomal protein S3; protein product: MGQKVHPHGFRLGVSTDWKSRWFADKLYKDYIGEDVKIRRMMSKGLERAGISKVDIERTRDRVRVDIHTARPGIVIGRKGAEADRIRGELEKLTGKQVQLNIIEVKSPESDAQLVAQGVAEQLSSRVSFRRAMRKAMQSAMKNPVCKGIRVQVSGRLGGAEMSRTEFYREGRVPLHTLRANIEYGFFEARTTFGRIGVKVWIYKGDAVPGRETPTEAPSRPRRERGDRPERPRRGRSGSSGTTAGGTETGRAAATTIAQQAETPSGEPVDAGAVAAAAEKQQEG
- the rplV gene encoding 50S ribosomal protein L22; its protein translation is MPGKGDAPVLPGARAVARYVRISPMKARRVVNLVRGLPAKEALTVLQFAPQAASEQVYKVLASAIANAENNERLDPGALLVSEAYVDEGPTMKRFQPRAQGRAYRIRKRTCHITVAVEAVAPSTPKKAAAKKAAPAKQTRPAETQSTTEGAE
- the rpsS gene encoding 30S ribosomal protein S19 yields the protein MPRSLKKGPFVDDHLIKKVETQNDKGTKNVIKTWSRRSTITPEMLGHTIAVHDGRKHVPVFVTEAMVGHKLGEFALTRTFKGHEKDDRKSRRR
- the rplB gene encoding 50S ribosomal protein L2 is translated as MAIRKYKPTTPGRRGSSVADFAEITRSTPEKSLLAPLPKKGGRNAHGRITTRHQGGGHKRQYRLIDFKRVDKDGVPAKVAHIEYDPNRTARIALLHYLDGEKRYIIAPKDLKQGDTVESGPSADIKPGNNLPLRNIPVGTTIHNVELRPGGGAKLARSAGVGIQLLGREGAYATLRMPSGEIRRVDVRCRASIGEIGNADQSNINWGKAGRMRWKGKRPTVRGVAMNPVDHPHGGGEGKTSGGRHPVNPQGKPEGRTRRKGQPSDRLIVRRRYATRKRG
- the rplW gene encoding 50S ribosomal protein L23; translated protein: MSTIADPRDIIVAPVVSEKSYSELNRNWYTFLVHPDANKTAIKIAIEQIFDVRVLTVNTLNREGKRKRTRTGFGKRKDTKRAMVKLADGDRIEAFGGPVS
- the rplD gene encoding 50S ribosomal protein L4, which gives rise to MTTVDVLTVEGNKSGSVELPADIFDAQANVALMHQVVVAQLAAARQGTHKTKTRGEVAGGGKKPYKQKGTGRARQGSIRAPQFAGGGVVHGPVPRDYSQRTPKKMKAAALRGALSDRARAGKVHVVEAFVSGEKPSTKAALATLAKLTEARRVLVVLSSTDELNWVSLRNEPRVHLIEAGQLNTYDVLVADDVVFTKEALDEFLGLPMVVGRAAETTEEGGK
- the rplC gene encoding 50S ribosomal protein L3, translated to MDRQVKGILGAKLGMTQVWDNNRVVPVTVVQAGPCVVSQVRSAEKDGYSAVQLAYGAIDPRKVKKPISGHYAKADVAPRRHIVELRTTDAAEYSLGQEVTVEQFPAGISVDVTGKTKGKGYAGPMKRHGFHGLRASHGVERKHRSPGSIGACATPGRVFKGTRMAGRMGGVRYTVQNLTVQAVDTENNLLLVRGAIPGPKGALVLVRTAAKAKKGGAAK
- the rpsJ gene encoding 30S ribosomal protein S10; protein product: MAGQKIRIRLKAYDHEVVDSSARKIVETVTRTGAQVAGPVPLPTEINRFCVIRSPHKYKDSREHFEMRTHKRLIDIIDPTPKTVDSLMRLDLPAGVDIEIKL
- the tuf gene encoding elongation factor Tu, which gives rise to MAKAKFERTKPHVNIGTIGHIDHGKTTLTAAITKVLHDQYPDLNPYTPFDEIDKAPEEKARGITISIAHVEYQTEARHYAHVDCPGHADYIKNMITGAAQMDGAILVVAATDGPMPQTREHVLLARQVGVPYIVVALNKSDMVDDEELLELVELEVRELLSSQEYPGDDLPVVRVSALKALEGDPEWTQKLMDLMTAVDTAIPQPERETEKPFLMPIEDVFTITGRGTVVTGRAERGVLKPNEEVEIVGIREKSMKTTCTGIEMFRKLLDEARAGENVGLLLRGIKREDVERGMVVVKPGTTTPHTEFEATVYILSKEEGGRHTPFFQNYRPQFYFRTTDVTGVVTLPEGTEMVMPGDNTTMSVKLIQPIAMEENLKFAIREGGRTVGAGRVTKIIK
- the fusA gene encoding elongation factor G; translated protein: MAAADALANVRNIGIMAHIDAGKTTTTERILFYTGITYKIGEVHEGAAVMDWMEQEQERGITITSAATKCEWKGHTIQIIDTPGHVDFTVEVERSLRVLDGAVAVYDGVAGVEPQTENVWRQADKYNVPRMCFVNKLDRTGADFFRCVQMMIDRLNATPLVLQIPIGLEADHIGVVDLVSMRALTWRGETKKGEDYAVEEIPAELTDAAAEWREKLMETLADVDDSVMEKYLEGEEISTEEIKVAVRRATIAGKANPVLCGSAFKNKGVQPMLDAVVDYLPSPLDIPAIEGTATDGETPMQRKPSTSEPFSGLAFKIQTDKHLGKLTYVRVYSGVVESGSQVVNSTKDRKERIGKIYQMHANKREERSSAKAGDIIAVQGLKQTTTGDTLCDPANPVILESMTFPEPVIEVAIEPKTKADQEKLSTAIQRLAEEDPTFRVKLDEETGQTVISGMGELHLDILVDRMRREFNVEANIGKPQVAYRETIRRLVEKVEYTHKKQTGGSGQYARVIISLEPLPLDNEAPTYEFANAVTGGRIPREFIPSVDAGAQDAMQYGILAGFPLVGVKLTLVDGQYHEVDSSEMAFKIAGSMVLKEAARKADPALLEPMMAVEVTTPEENMGDVIGDLNSRRGIIQAMEERGGARVVRALVPLSEMFGYVGDLRSKTQGRASYSMQFDSYAEVPASVAKEIIAKATGE
- the rpsG gene encoding 30S ribosomal protein S7, coding for MPRKGPAPRRPLVADPVYNSPLVTQLVNKILLRGKRQLAERVVYAALEGCREKSGTDPVVTLKRAMDNVKPTLEVRSRRVGGATYQVPVEVRPARATTLGLRWLVTYSRARREKTMVERLMNELLDASNGLGAAVKRREDTHKMAESNKAFAHYRW
- the rpsL gene encoding 30S ribosomal protein S12, giving the protein MPTIQQLVRKGRQAKTTKTKTPALKGSPQRRGVCTRVYTTTPKKPNSALRKVARVKLSSQIEVTAYIPGVGHNLQEHSIVLVRGGRVKDLPGVRYKIVRGSLDTQGVRNRKQARSRYGAKKEKS